One genomic segment of Mangifera indica cultivar Alphonso chromosome 6, CATAS_Mindica_2.1, whole genome shotgun sequence includes these proteins:
- the LOC123218197 gene encoding probable serine/threonine-protein kinase WNK4 translates to MYRKQADEGKVDITGYVETDPSGRYGRFDEVLGKGAMKTVYRAIDEVFGVEVAWNQVKLNDVMRSPDDLQRLYSEVHLLSTLKHDSIIRFYTSWVNTQHKTFNIITEMFTSGTLREYRKKYNRVDIRAIKSWARQVLRGLVYLHGHDPPVIHRDLKCDNIFVNGHLGQVKIGDLGLAAILRRSRSAHSVIGTPEFMAPELYEEDYNELVDVYSFGMCVLEMLTCEYPYSECINPAQIYKKVSSGKLPGAFYRIQDLEAQRFIGNCLVTASKRLSAKELLLDPFLASDEAKLLCKTEQIPKPFLNEKEMEKMQLSDHPPRTDMTITGNFNHEDDTIILKVLIAEKDGSKRNVYFPFDIANDTPMEVAVEMVKELEITDWEPSEIAEMIDGEISALVAQWKKWDLPHFEAHHTYNYKELEDYDDDEPNHPVYSYTSRSSSQVSLPGLMTNSYNWLKDDLYDDTSSQSSSHSGTYTNMNYYSGDEHHHYMSPIRWDHKQVTFSRPHQNSTRFCPEENVNIPFRQCKFLLDSHSHGPSSSSKPRRVTMDTRRLMRNRSLVDVHSQLLHRSLVEEVNKRRLFKTVGAVENIGFQAPCVVSDKKVSKMISNRKEKNLGSQLTS, encoded by the exons TTTGATGAAGTTCTTGGGAAAGGAGCAATGAAAACAGTGTACAGGGCAATTGATGAAGTTTTTGGAGTGGAAGTGGCATGGAACCAAGTTAAGCTCAACGACGTGATGCGTTCACCGGACGATTTGCAGCGTTTGTATTCTGAAGTTCACCTCCTCAGTACACTCAAACACGACTCCATCATCCGTTTCTACACCTCTTGGGTCAATACACAACATAAGACCTTTAACATCATCACCGAAATGTTTACTTCAGGAACTCTCAGAGA ATACCGGAAAAAATATAACAGAGTAGACATTCGAGCAATTAAAAGTTGGGCACGCCAAGTATTGCGAGGCCTTGTTTATCTACATGGCCATGACCCTCCTGTAATACATAGAGACCTAAAATGTGACAACATTTTTGTGAATGGTCATCTGGGACAAGTAAAGATTGGTGATTTAGGACTTGCAGCAATTCTTCGCAGATCAAGATCAGCTCACAGTGTCATAG GCACTCCAGAGTTCATGGCACCTGAATTGTATGAAGAGGATTACAATGAACTAGTAGATGTGTATTCATTTGGGATGTGTGTTTTAGAGATGCTTACATGTGAATATCCATATAGTGAATGTATCAATCCAGCACAAATTTACAAGAAAGTTAGCTCG GGGAAATTACCAGGAGCCTTTTACAGAATCCAAGACTTGGAAGCACAAAGATTCATAGGGAACTGCTTGGTCACAGCTTCAAAGAGATTGTCTGCAAAAGAACTCTTGCTTGATCCATTCTTGGCTTCTGACGAGGCTAAGTTGTTGTGTAAAACAGAGCAAATTCCAAAGCCCTTTTTGAATGAAAAGGAAATGGAAAAAATGCAGTTGAGTGATCATCCTCCAAGGACTGATATGACAATCACAGGCAATTTTAATCATGAAGATGATACCATTATTCTTAAAGTCCTAATTGCTGAAAAAGATG GTTCCAAAAGGAATGTATATTTTCCCTTTGACATTGCAAATGATACACCAATGGAAGTGGCAGTAGAGATGGTGAAGGAGCTTGAGATAACTGATTGGGAGCCATCTGAAATAGCAGAAATGATTGATGGGGAGATTTCTGCTCTAGTAGCACAATGGAAGAAATGGGATCTGCCTCATTTTGAAGCTCACCATACATATAATTACAAAGAACTTGaagattatgatgatgatgagccTAATCATCCTGTATACTCTTACACATCTCGTTCATCATCTCAGGTTTCATTGCCAGGCTTGATGACAAATAGCTACAACTGGCTCAAAG ATGATTTATATGATGATACGAGCTCTCAAAGTTCTTCACACTCAGGAACATACACCAACATGAATTATTATTCTGGAGATGAGCACCATCATTATATGAGCCCCATTAGATGGGATCATAAACAAGTCACATTCTCAAGGCCTCATCAAAACTCAACAAGATTTTGTCCTGAAGAAAATGTTAATATTCCCTTCAGGCAATGCAAATTTCTACTTGATTCTCATTCTCATggaccttcttcttcttctaaacCTAGAAGGGTGACCATGGACACTCGAAGATTAATGAGGAACCGCTCTCTGGTAGACGTTCATAGCCAGTTGCTACACCGGTCATTGGTAGAAGAAGTTAACAAGAGAAGGTTGTTTAAAACAGTTGGAGCTGTGGAAAATATTGGATTTCAAGCACCTTGTGTGGTTTCAGATAAAAAGGTGTCAAAAATGATTTCAAATCGGAAGGAGAAGAATTTAGGATCTCAATTAACTAGTTGA